One genomic segment of Rhizobium gallicum bv. gallicum R602sp includes these proteins:
- the tmk gene encoding dTMP kinase: MSSGTGLFVTFEGGEGAGKSTQIRRLAEALRARGHEVLLTREPGGSPGAEAVRHVLLSGSAEAFGTRMEAILFAAARNDHVEAVIRPALLQGKIVLCDRFMDSSRVYQGVTGNLEADFIETLQRIAVNGVLPDCTLILDIPARLGLERAKTRGAATADRPDRFEKEELETHEKRREAYLDIAAREPERCHVVNATQDEEPIAAEILAIVNQLLGPVAVAKLPEAAHE; encoded by the coding sequence TTGTCATCCGGTACGGGATTGTTCGTTACGTTTGAAGGCGGGGAAGGGGCTGGTAAATCCACGCAGATCCGCCGGCTGGCGGAAGCGCTGAGGGCGCGCGGCCATGAGGTTCTGCTGACGCGGGAACCCGGCGGGTCGCCTGGTGCGGAAGCCGTGCGCCACGTGCTGCTGTCGGGTAGCGCGGAAGCCTTCGGCACGCGCATGGAAGCCATTCTCTTCGCCGCAGCCCGTAACGATCACGTCGAAGCGGTCATTCGCCCGGCGCTTCTCCAGGGCAAGATCGTGCTGTGCGACCGGTTCATGGATTCTTCGCGCGTTTATCAAGGCGTGACGGGCAATCTCGAGGCGGACTTCATCGAGACGCTGCAGCGGATCGCCGTCAACGGCGTCTTACCAGATTGCACGCTGATCCTCGACATTCCGGCAAGGCTTGGTCTGGAGCGAGCAAAGACGCGCGGTGCGGCGACGGCGGACCGACCGGACCGTTTCGAAAAGGAAGAACTTGAAACGCACGAAAAGCGCCGCGAAGCCTATCTCGACATAGCCGCGCGCGAACCGGAGCGCTGCCACGTCGTCAACGCGACGCAGGACGAAGAGCCGATTGCCGCGGAAATTCTTGCGATCGTCAATCAGCTTCTTGGGCCTGTTGCCGTCGCCAAGCTGCCGGAGGCCGCGCATGAGTGA
- a CDS encoding septal ring lytic transglycosylase RlpA family protein: MRLEYGATSFATGTRWLALALMCATVTACGTTSQAPKKRAHGKEYFSEKEYGVKASPRVASGANIPKGGGRYIVGNPYEVKGRWYYPKEDFAYNKVGVASWYGSAFHGRLTANGEVYDQMHLSAAHPTFPLPSYARVTNLENGSSVVVRVNDRGPYHEGRIIDLSNKTADMLDLQHSGTGKVRVQYVGKARMDGHDMPYLMASYVPKGSRIPGVNPGGQIATGVMVASNSKRITGDQLQSLGTLTVDQSRVPVPMSATAYGGSTPSARYNAAPVATPALRNSGQSIEQMVVLPEIGPVPYERPYGYGQGGSLAMGYQDEDVKTVTVELALDAVMVRNDGLTQDSILASLKRQQAKQIAP, encoded by the coding sequence ATGAGACTGGAATACGGGGCGACCTCTTTCGCAACGGGTACGCGGTGGCTGGCGTTGGCGTTGATGTGCGCCACCGTCACGGCTTGCGGTACGACTTCGCAGGCGCCAAAGAAGCGCGCTCACGGCAAAGAATATTTCTCCGAAAAAGAATACGGCGTCAAAGCCAGCCCGCGCGTTGCCAGTGGCGCCAACATACCAAAGGGGGGCGGGCGCTACATCGTCGGCAACCCTTATGAGGTCAAGGGCAGGTGGTATTATCCCAAGGAGGACTTCGCCTATAACAAGGTGGGCGTAGCCTCGTGGTATGGCTCCGCATTTCACGGCCGGTTGACGGCAAACGGCGAAGTCTACGACCAGATGCATCTTTCCGCGGCGCATCCGACTTTCCCTCTACCGAGCTACGCACGTGTCACAAATCTAGAAAACGGCTCGTCGGTGGTCGTGCGCGTCAACGACCGCGGCCCTTATCACGAAGGCCGCATCATCGATCTTTCCAACAAGACGGCGGACATGCTCGACCTGCAGCACAGCGGCACCGGCAAGGTACGCGTGCAGTATGTCGGCAAGGCGCGCATGGACGGGCACGATATGCCTTACCTGATGGCCTCCTACGTGCCGAAGGGAAGCCGGATTCCGGGGGTCAATCCGGGAGGTCAGATCGCAACCGGGGTGATGGTGGCGTCGAACAGCAAGCGGATCACCGGCGATCAGCTGCAGAGCCTTGGGACTTTGACCGTGGATCAATCGCGCGTGCCGGTGCCGATGTCCGCGACGGCCTATGGCGGCTCGACGCCGAGCGCTCGCTACAATGCGGCACCGGTGGCGACACCAGCTCTCCGAAATTCAGGACAGTCTATCGAGCAGATGGTCGTGCTTCCGGAAATCGGACCTGTTCCCTATGAGCGTCCATATGGTTACGGGCAGGGCGGTTCGCTCGCGATGGGCTACCAGGACGAGGACGTGAAGACGGTGACCGTAGAGCTTGCTCTCGACGCCGTCATGGTCCGTAATGACGGGCTGACACAGGATTCGATCCTCGCCTCCCTCAAGCGCCAGCAGGCAAAACAGATCGCGCCCTGA
- a CDS encoding DNA polymerase III subunit delta' has product MSDERPGLLDGAIWPAENTKLFGHDQAQAFLSQSYRSGKGHHAVLIEGPEGIGKATLAFRFANYVLSNPDPATAPATIADPDAASSVSRQIAAGASHNLLYLSRPVDEKTGKVKSAITVDEVRRAGRFFSQTSGTGNWRIVIIDPADDMNRNAANAILKILEEPPKRALFLVLSHAPGKLLPTIRSRCLPLKLSPLDNGALGAALANLGVTGSDPSMISIAKGSVGEALKLLNYGGGEIIAAYNEVLSAQGPTARKAMHRLADALSGKDSDTIFEFFVSHVGDDLMHRARHAAQAGELSAAERLARLQSDINERLAVSDAYNLDRKQTILSILSDIQQPGL; this is encoded by the coding sequence ATGAGTGACGAGAGGCCGGGGCTTCTGGACGGCGCCATCTGGCCGGCCGAAAACACGAAACTCTTCGGGCATGACCAAGCCCAGGCTTTTCTTTCCCAATCCTATCGCTCCGGCAAGGGCCATCACGCGGTCCTGATCGAGGGACCGGAGGGGATCGGGAAGGCAACCCTCGCTTTTCGCTTTGCAAACTACGTTCTGTCGAATCCCGATCCGGCAACGGCGCCCGCAACGATCGCCGATCCTGATGCGGCCTCGTCCGTCAGCCGCCAGATCGCTGCAGGGGCGTCGCATAATCTTCTCTATCTTTCGCGTCCCGTCGACGAGAAGACAGGCAAGGTAAAGTCGGCGATCACGGTAGACGAGGTGCGGCGCGCCGGACGCTTCTTCTCGCAGACCTCCGGAACAGGAAACTGGCGCATCGTCATCATCGATCCGGCAGACGACATGAACCGCAATGCAGCCAACGCCATCCTGAAAATTCTGGAGGAGCCGCCCAAACGCGCGCTTTTCCTCGTGCTGTCGCATGCGCCGGGAAAGCTTCTGCCGACGATCCGTTCACGGTGCCTGCCGCTTAAGCTTTCGCCGCTGGATAATGGCGCCTTGGGCGCGGCACTCGCCAATCTCGGCGTAACCGGTAGCGATCCCTCGATGATATCGATCGCGAAAGGCAGCGTCGGGGAGGCGTTGAAGCTCCTGAACTACGGCGGCGGCGAGATCATCGCGGCATACAACGAGGTCCTGTCGGCGCAAGGCCCGACGGCTCGAAAGGCGATGCATCGTTTGGCGGATGCCTTGTCCGGCAAGGATAGTGACACGATATTCGAGTTCTTCGTGAGCCACGTCGGCGACGACCTGATGCACCGGGCCCGGCATGCAGCGCAAGCCGGCGAGCTTTCCGCCGCCGAACGGCTGGCACGCCTGCAATCCGATATCAACGAGCGGCTTGCCGTTTCCGACGCTTACAACCTCGACCGCAAGCAGACCATCCTCAGCATTCTCAGTGACATCCAGCAGCCTGGCCTCTGA
- a CDS encoding D-alanyl-D-alanine carboxypeptidase family protein, whose translation MLKHLLRLCACLLPFASPSYAAETAPAGFVTKAAQAYMIEASTGTVLLAKNEEQSFSPASLAKLMTMDLVFGSLKKGEITLDTEYPVSEYAWRTGGAPSRTATMFAVLKSRIRVEDLIKGVAIQGANDGCIILAEGMSGSEGNFAAAMTRRAEVLGMAKTVFGNSTGLPDGKSKVSARDLVTLAIDLQQSYPEYYHYFAHPDFEWNRIFQRNRNPLLGLGLGADGLATGFAEGEGYSIVASAERDGKRLFLALGGTASDKERTEEAKRILEWGQTAFEDRQLFADEEIVGAASVYGGQAGKVDLVARGAVSVYIPVSNPDRLSARIVYRWPLMAPVAADAEAGTLVISAGGRVLREVPLYTAHGVEQGSLTSRAVDALLELGESLFFSWLWDKAEPT comes from the coding sequence ATGTTGAAGCATCTGCTTCGTCTTTGCGCGTGCCTTCTGCCCTTCGCTTCGCCATCCTACGCTGCCGAAACCGCGCCCGCCGGCTTTGTAACCAAGGCCGCACAGGCCTACATGATCGAGGCATCCACCGGAACGGTGCTGCTTGCGAAGAACGAGGAGCAGAGTTTTTCACCCGCCTCGCTCGCAAAGCTGATGACGATGGATCTGGTCTTCGGCTCGTTGAAGAAGGGCGAGATCACGCTCGACACCGAATATCCGGTTTCCGAATATGCCTGGCGGACGGGAGGTGCTCCGTCGCGGACGGCAACGATGTTTGCCGTGCTGAAATCCCGCATCCGTGTCGAAGACTTGATCAAGGGCGTCGCCATCCAGGGTGCCAACGACGGATGCATCATCCTTGCGGAGGGCATGAGCGGCTCGGAGGGCAATTTCGCTGCCGCAATGACGCGGCGGGCGGAGGTGCTCGGCATGGCGAAAACGGTCTTCGGAAACTCGACCGGCCTGCCGGACGGCAAGAGCAAGGTATCGGCGCGTGACTTGGTGACGCTTGCGATCGATCTGCAGCAATCCTATCCCGAATATTATCATTATTTCGCGCACCCCGATTTCGAGTGGAACAGGATTTTCCAGCGTAACCGCAACCCTTTGCTCGGCCTTGGACTTGGCGCGGACGGACTGGCGACCGGCTTTGCAGAGGGCGAGGGCTATTCGATCGTCGCCTCGGCGGAGCGAGATGGAAAGCGGCTCTTCCTGGCGCTCGGCGGCACTGCTTCCGACAAAGAACGGACCGAGGAGGCAAAGCGCATCCTGGAATGGGGGCAGACGGCCTTCGAGGACCGGCAGCTTTTCGCTGACGAGGAAATCGTCGGCGCGGCCAGCGTCTATGGCGGCCAGGCCGGGAAAGTGGACCTCGTCGCGAGGGGGGCTGTCAGCGTCTACATTCCGGTAAGCAATCCTGACAGGCTCTCGGCGCGGATCGTTTACCGCTGGCCGTTGATGGCGCCCGTCGCGGCCGATGCCGAAGCGGGCACGCTGGTCATATCGGCGGGCGGCCGCGTGTTGCGCGAGGTGCCACTTTACACCGCCCATGGCGTCGAGCAGGGTTCGCTGACGAGCCGGGCGGTCGACGCGCTTCTGGAACTCGGCGAATCGCTGTTCTTCTCGTGGCTCTGGGACAAGGCCGAGCCCACCTGA
- a CDS encoding TatD family hydrolase encodes MLIDTHCHLDFADFEEERDDIISRAHQAGVKQMVTISTRVRKLEKLLAITEKYPSVFCSVGTHPNNADEELDIQAEDLVRLAKKHEKVVAIGEAGLDYFYDTQKPENQKTGFLRHIAAARETQLPLVIHSRSADEDMAAMLTSETGKGAFPFILHCFSAGPALARTGVELGGYISFSGILTFPKSEELRAIAKTVPHDRLLVETDAPYLAPKRWRGKRNEPSYVVNTAEVLAETLGVSYADMARITTENAFRLFSKMPKV; translated from the coding sequence ATGCTGATAGATACGCATTGCCATCTGGATTTCGCCGATTTCGAGGAGGAGCGAGACGATATCATCTCGCGCGCTCACCAGGCCGGTGTGAAGCAGATGGTGACGATCTCGACGCGCGTGCGGAAACTCGAAAAGCTGCTCGCGATCACCGAGAAATATCCCTCGGTCTTCTGCTCGGTCGGCACGCATCCGAACAATGCGGATGAGGAGCTCGACATTCAGGCCGAAGATCTCGTGCGCCTCGCCAAGAAACACGAGAAGGTCGTCGCGATCGGTGAAGCCGGGCTCGATTACTTCTACGACACGCAGAAGCCGGAGAACCAGAAGACAGGCTTTCTGCGCCATATCGCTGCCGCTCGCGAAACACAGTTGCCGCTGGTGATCCATAGCCGCAGTGCCGACGAAGACATGGCGGCAATGCTGACCTCAGAAACTGGGAAGGGGGCCTTCCCCTTCATTCTCCATTGCTTCTCGGCCGGTCCCGCACTTGCCCGAACCGGCGTCGAACTCGGCGGCTACATTTCTTTCTCTGGCATCCTCACCTTTCCGAAATCCGAGGAGTTGCGGGCAATCGCAAAAACAGTCCCGCACGACCGGCTGCTGGTCGAAACCGACGCGCCTTACCTTGCGCCGAAGCGCTGGCGCGGCAAGCGCAACGAGCCGTCTTATGTAGTGAACACCGCCGAGGTCCTCGCTGAAACGCTCGGCGTCAGCTATGCCGATATGGCGCGGATCACTACCGAGAATGCTTTCCGGCTCTTCTCGAAGATGCCGAAGGTCTAG
- a CDS encoding MFS transporter — MHIGPQQRIYVCFFLFAVSMGAMLSRLPDIQDALQIDKSELGLTLIGAAVGALVSLTFSSPIVARLGARTTAILTVLGTSACLALVPWVSAAPLVFGILLCEGLLAGALEINLNVEIDRIEAQLGRGVMNRAHGFWSLGFFVTALVSAGVRQAGISTQLHLGLTFGFVLIVATIVIAGMRNAPARVALDHADAGRIALPTVALLPLCVIGIAAFLVEGAGIDWSAIYMRDVFQSEPFVGGLGLTLFTFFMALTRLFADPFVDRFGSRTVALTLLLVSAVGLCAVWLAPHQYIALVGFALMGGGCSVVYPLAVSAAARRSDRASHLNVAALGQMSFVVFFLAPPLLGFVAEHAGIRTAYLVCLPVILSALICVRSLSARRRLAAA, encoded by the coding sequence ATGCACATAGGACCGCAGCAGCGGATTTATGTCTGCTTCTTCCTGTTTGCTGTTTCAATGGGCGCTATGCTGTCGCGTCTTCCGGACATTCAAGACGCCCTCCAGATTGACAAATCTGAGCTCGGTTTGACGCTGATTGGAGCCGCGGTCGGCGCGTTGGTTTCACTAACGTTTTCGTCCCCCATCGTTGCCCGCCTCGGAGCACGTACCACCGCTATTCTTACCGTGTTGGGAACGTCCGCGTGTCTTGCTCTTGTGCCTTGGGTGAGTGCTGCTCCTTTGGTTTTCGGCATTCTTTTGTGCGAAGGGCTGCTGGCAGGAGCGCTGGAGATCAATCTCAACGTCGAGATTGACCGCATTGAGGCGCAGCTTGGACGGGGCGTGATGAACCGGGCACATGGATTCTGGAGCCTTGGCTTCTTCGTCACAGCCCTGGTTTCGGCCGGAGTCCGCCAGGCAGGCATATCAACGCAGCTTCATCTAGGATTGACGTTCGGGTTTGTCCTGATCGTGGCTACGATAGTAATCGCTGGCATGCGCAATGCCCCTGCAAGAGTGGCGCTTGATCATGCAGACGCGGGGCGTATCGCGCTTCCGACAGTTGCACTGCTTCCTCTTTGTGTCATTGGTATCGCCGCATTTCTGGTCGAGGGCGCGGGAATTGATTGGTCGGCGATCTATATGCGCGACGTCTTCCAATCAGAACCGTTCGTCGGAGGGCTGGGCCTTACGCTTTTCACCTTCTTCATGGCTTTGACGAGGTTATTTGCAGATCCGTTTGTCGATCGCTTCGGCTCCCGAACGGTCGCCTTGACACTGCTCCTCGTGTCAGCCGTTGGGCTTTGCGCGGTGTGGCTCGCTCCGCATCAATACATCGCCCTTGTTGGATTTGCGCTCATGGGCGGCGGTTGTAGCGTGGTATACCCCCTTGCCGTTTCTGCAGCGGCGCGGCGCTCGGACCGAGCCTCCCATCTCAATGTCGCGGCATTGGGCCAAATGTCGTTTGTCGTGTTCTTCCTCGCTCCACCGCTGCTCGGTTTTGTGGCGGAGCACGCTGGTATCAGGACAGCGTACCTTGTATGTCTGCCAGTCATACTTTCCGCATTAATATGCGTTCGGTCCCTATCCGCTCGCCGTCGATTGGCTGCTGCATAA
- a CDS encoding class I SAM-dependent methyltransferase: MMIATDAHFQGDIPAIYEQFLVPILFEGYASDLAARIANCHPERVLEVAAGSGVLTRAMAARLAPEVQIVATDLNQAMLDIAAKKGVGRQVEWKQADALELPFESTSFDVVACQFGVMFFPDKQRGYSQILRVLKPKGTFLFNTWASLAENEIARTVSEAIVTAFPDDPTRFLERTPHGYCERETIETDLRHAGFRKVTIDTIDMAAHAPSPRDVAIAFCRGTPLKMEIAARAADDEKAVRAVAAALEQRFGSGRIHGNLRAHVVVAEVR, translated from the coding sequence ATGATGATCGCGACCGATGCGCATTTCCAAGGAGACATTCCCGCGATCTACGAGCAGTTCCTCGTGCCGATCCTATTCGAGGGATACGCCTCGGATTTGGCAGCCCGCATCGCGAACTGCCATCCCGAACGTGTTCTGGAAGTCGCCGCGGGATCGGGTGTGCTGACACGAGCCATGGCGGCCAGGCTTGCGCCGGAGGTCCAAATCGTCGCTACCGATCTGAACCAGGCAATGCTCGATATCGCAGCGAAGAAAGGCGTTGGCCGCCAGGTCGAGTGGAAACAGGCGGACGCGCTCGAACTGCCCTTTGAGAGCACAAGTTTCGATGTGGTCGCCTGCCAGTTCGGCGTGATGTTCTTTCCGGACAAGCAGCGCGGTTATAGCCAGATACTAAGAGTGCTGAAGCCCAAGGGAACATTTCTTTTCAACACCTGGGCCTCGCTTGCCGAAAACGAAATTGCCCGCACCGTTTCCGAGGCAATCGTCACGGCTTTTCCCGACGACCCCACGCGTTTTCTCGAACGGACGCCGCATGGCTATTGCGAGCGAGAGACAATCGAGACTGATCTCAGGCACGCGGGCTTCCGGAAAGTGACGATCGATACGATAGACATGGCCGCGCATGCCCCCTCGCCGCGCGACGTCGCAATAGCATTCTGCCGGGGTACGCCATTGAAAATGGAGATCGCCGCGCGCGCTGCCGATGACGAAAAGGCTGTTCGTGCTGTCGCCGCAGCGCTCGAACAGCGCTTTGGCAGCGGACGGATTCATGGAAACCTACGTGCTCACGTCGTTGTCGCTGAGGTTCGCTAG
- a CDS encoding MBL fold metallo-hydrolase, whose amino-acid sequence MSYRRRFTILGCASSPGVPRITGDWGACDPTNPKNRRTRAAFMVQQYDDNGGVTTVVIDTGSDFREQMIAAKVQHIDAVLYTHPHADHIHGIDDLRGYFHNAQQRVPIYANPFTMDRIRQGFSYCIETPPGSNYPPIVEPILIEDMTPIAISGAGGTISFRPHLQQHGDIHSLGFRIGDVAYCSDISDFPPETVAKLQDLDILIIDALQYRYHPSHLSLEQSLDWIGRLKPKRAILTHMHTPLDYETVMAETPEHVEPAFDQMQFEVKVDELRADLDDPGTE is encoded by the coding sequence GTGAGCTACCGGCGGCGCTTCACCATTCTCGGCTGCGCCTCGTCGCCCGGCGTGCCGCGCATTACCGGCGATTGGGGCGCATGCGATCCGACCAATCCGAAGAACCGCCGTACGCGCGCAGCCTTCATGGTGCAGCAATACGACGACAACGGCGGGGTCACGACCGTCGTCATCGACACCGGATCGGATTTCCGCGAGCAGATGATTGCCGCCAAGGTGCAGCACATCGATGCTGTGCTTTACACGCATCCGCATGCCGATCACATTCACGGCATCGACGATCTGCGCGGCTATTTCCACAACGCACAGCAGCGCGTGCCGATCTATGCCAATCCGTTCACGATGGACCGCATCCGCCAGGGCTTCAGCTATTGCATCGAAACGCCGCCCGGCAGCAATTATCCGCCGATCGTCGAGCCGATCCTGATCGAGGATATGACGCCTATCGCCATCAGCGGCGCTGGAGGCACGATTTCATTTCGGCCGCATCTGCAGCAGCACGGCGACATACATTCGCTCGGCTTTAGAATCGGTGATGTCGCTTACTGCAGCGATATCAGTGACTTCCCGCCGGAGACTGTCGCAAAGCTTCAGGATCTCGACATTCTCATCATCGACGCTCTGCAATACCGCTATCATCCGAGCCACCTGTCTCTTGAGCAATCGCTCGACTGGATCGGGCGGCTGAAGCCGAAGCGGGCGATCCTGACGCATATGCATACGCCGCTTGACTACGAGACCGTGATGGCCGAGACGCCCGAACACGTCGAACCCGCCTTTGATCAGATGCAATTCGAGGTCAAAGTGGATGAACTCCGAGCGGACTTGGACGACCCGGGAACGGAATAG
- the metG gene encoding methionine--tRNA ligase → MTDKTPFYITTAISYPNGKPHIGHAYELIATDAMARFQRLDGRDVFFLTGTDEHGQKMQQTARAEGITAQELADRNSGEFEAMAQLLNASNDDFIRTTEPRHHEASSYIWKLMAENSDIYKDSYAGWYSVRDEAYYQENETELRADGVRYGPQGTPVEWVEEESYFFRLSEYQDKLLKHYEDNPDFIGPAERRNEVVSFVKSGLKDLSISRTTFDWGIKVPNDPSHVMYVWVDALTNYITATGYLQDPNGPRAKYWPADIHVIGKDIIRFHAVYWPAFLMSARLPLPKRVFAHGFLLNKGEKMSKSLGNVVDPVNLVNHFGLDQVRYFFLREVSFGQDGSYSEEAIGTRINSDLANGIGNLASRSLSMIVKNCDGTIPECGPLTDEDKAMLAQADTLLASTREDMDKQMIHRALASIIAVVSETDRYFASQEPWALKKTDPARMGTVLYVTAEVVRQIAILLQPFMPESAGKLLDLVAAPADERGFAALGEAGRLVPGTPLEAPKPVFPRYVAPET, encoded by the coding sequence ATGACAGACAAGACGCCCTTCTACATTACCACCGCGATTTCCTACCCGAACGGCAAGCCGCATATCGGCCATGCCTACGAGCTGATCGCGACGGACGCCATGGCGCGCTTCCAGCGTCTTGATGGTCGTGATGTCTTCTTTCTGACGGGCACCGACGAGCACGGCCAGAAGATGCAGCAGACGGCACGCGCGGAGGGTATTACCGCCCAGGAGCTTGCCGACCGCAACTCTGGCGAGTTCGAGGCGATGGCCCAGCTGCTGAATGCCTCGAACGACGATTTCATCCGCACCACGGAACCCCGCCACCACGAAGCCTCCAGCTACATCTGGAAGCTTATGGCGGAAAACAGCGATATCTACAAAGATTCCTACGCCGGCTGGTATTCTGTGCGCGACGAGGCCTACTACCAGGAGAACGAGACGGAGCTCCGCGCCGACGGCGTGCGCTACGGGCCGCAGGGCACGCCCGTCGAATGGGTAGAAGAGGAAAGCTACTTCTTCAGGCTTTCCGAATACCAGGACAAGCTCCTCAAGCACTATGAAGACAATCCCGATTTCATCGGTCCAGCCGAACGGCGCAACGAAGTGGTTTCCTTCGTCAAGTCCGGCTTGAAGGACCTTTCGATTTCGCGCACGACCTTCGACTGGGGCATCAAGGTGCCCAACGATCCGTCGCATGTCATGTATGTCTGGGTCGACGCGCTGACCAACTACATCACAGCGACCGGCTATCTCCAGGATCCGAACGGCCCGAGAGCGAAGTACTGGCCGGCCGACATTCATGTCATCGGCAAGGACATCATCCGCTTCCATGCGGTCTATTGGCCCGCTTTCCTGATGTCGGCCAGGCTGCCACTGCCAAAGCGGGTCTTTGCGCATGGCTTCCTGCTCAACAAGGGCGAGAAGATGTCGAAGTCGCTCGGCAATGTCGTTGATCCCGTCAATCTGGTGAACCATTTCGGTCTCGATCAGGTGCGGTATTTCTTCCTGCGCGAAGTTTCCTTCGGCCAGGACGGCAGCTACAGCGAAGAGGCGATCGGCACGCGGATCAATTCCGATCTTGCGAACGGCATCGGCAATCTCGCGAGCCGTTCGTTATCTATGATCGTCAAGAATTGCGACGGCACGATACCGGAATGCGGACCGTTGACCGACGAGGACAAGGCGATGCTGGCTCAGGCCGATACGCTGCTCGCGTCGACGCGCGAGGACATGGACAAGCAGATGATCCACCGGGCGCTCGCCTCCATCATCGCGGTCGTTTCGGAAACCGACCGTTATTTTGCGAGCCAGGAGCCATGGGCGCTGAAGAAGACCGATCCGGCGCGGATGGGCACCGTGCTTTATGTCACCGCTGAAGTCGTCCGCCAGATCGCGATCCTGCTCCAGCCGTTCATGCCGGAATCGGCGGGCAAGCTGCTCGACCTCGTTGCCGCACCAGCCGACGAGCGGGGTTTCGCGGCATTGGGTGAAGCCGGACGCCTCGTTCCCGGAACGCCGCTGGAGGCACCAAAGCCTGTCTTCCCGCGCTATGTGGCGCCGGAAACCTGA
- a CDS encoding sulfite exporter TauE/SafE family protein, producing the protein MTFLENFQPLYSLSGFFVGALVGITGVGGGSLMTPLLVLLFGVHPATAVGTDLLYAAVTKTAGTAVHGMHGRINWRVVGALGAGSVPAALLMLWLMAGVDRKSVEVADTITAALGWLLVMTAVMLVFRAQILGFARRVTGERALPRPATIAVLTVILGLALGILVTLTSVGAGALGVTILLVLYPRLDVREIVGSDIVHAVPLTLIGGMGYWIIGEIDWLLLLALLVGSIPGIIAGSLLAPKLHERTIRIVLALTLAIVAWKLLAG; encoded by the coding sequence TTGACGTTTCTCGAAAATTTCCAACCTCTCTATTCACTTTCCGGCTTTTTCGTCGGCGCGCTTGTCGGCATCACCGGCGTTGGCGGCGGCTCGCTGATGACGCCGCTGCTTGTCCTGTTATTCGGCGTCCATCCGGCAACCGCGGTCGGAACAGACCTCCTCTATGCCGCCGTCACCAAGACGGCGGGCACTGCGGTCCATGGCATGCATGGCCGGATCAATTGGCGAGTTGTCGGTGCGCTCGGGGCGGGCAGTGTTCCGGCAGCGCTCCTCATGCTCTGGTTGATGGCGGGCGTCGATCGCAAGAGCGTTGAGGTTGCCGATACGATTACCGCAGCGCTTGGCTGGCTGCTCGTCATGACGGCCGTTATGCTTGTCTTCCGCGCGCAGATTCTCGGCTTTGCTCGCCGGGTCACTGGCGAGCGCGCCCTGCCCCGTCCGGCGACGATTGCCGTTCTCACCGTCATCCTCGGGCTGGCTCTCGGCATCCTTGTTACACTGACATCGGTCGGTGCCGGTGCACTCGGGGTAACGATCCTGCTTGTGCTTTATCCGCGGCTGGATGTCCGCGAAATCGTCGGCTCCGATATCGTCCACGCGGTGCCGCTAACGCTCATCGGCGGCATGGGCTACTGGATCATCGGCGAGATCGACTGGCTCCTGCTTTTGGCACTGTTGGTGGGCTCGATTCCGGGCATCATCGCCGGCAGCCTCCTGGCGCCGAAGTTGCATGAACGCACAATTCGCATCGTGCTTGCGCTCACGCTCGCGATCGTTGCCTGGAAACTGCTTGCCGGCTGA